TACCGGTACTGCCGGCATCTGACGCGCAGCCCCTGGGATGCCGAGGACATGGCCCAGGAGACGATGGCCCGGGCACTCGCGAGCCTCGCCGTCATGGAGGAGCCGCCGCGCAGCCCGCGGGCGTGGCTCTTCCGGGTCGCGAGCAACCTGTGGCTCAACCGGATGCGGCAGGCGCGAGAGATACCGGCCTCCGATGGCGTCGAGGTCCCGGAGCCGGCGACGCACGCAGAGCCTCGCGCGACGCGTGAGGCCGCGGGGACGCTGCTCTCACAGCTCTCGCCGCAGGAGCGGGCCGCGGTCGTGCTCAAGGATGCCTTCGGGATGTCACTCGAGGAGACCGCCGAGGCGCTCTCCACCACGGCCGGCGCCATCAAGGCCGCCCTGCACCGGGGGCGGGCGAAGCTGCTGACGCCCGAAACGGATGCGCCCGCGCCGGTGGCTCCCGCCGTCCTCAACGCCTTCTGCGACGCCTTCAACGCGCGGGACCTCGATCGTCTCACGGCGCTCCTGCTCGATACGGCGACCCTGGAGTACCCGGGGTTCAAGGTCGAGTCCGGAGCCCAGGCGGTCCGGGAGGGCTCGCTCCAGGGCACGCTCTTCGGCTGCCCCGAGGGCGGATATGTGCTCGTGGAGCCACCGCGTTGCGAGCTCCGCACGCATCGCGGCGAGTCGCTCTTCCTCTGGTGGTCGGGAGCCGAGGTGCATTCCGTCGTGCGTGTCGAACTGGACGGCGACCGCATCTCACGGCTGCGGAACTACTACCACTCGCCCGAGGTCCTGACCGAAGTCTGTCGCGAGCTCGACGTGCCCTTCCGCACGCACGGCTACCGTCCCGCGGCCTCATCCTGAAGGAGCTGCCATGAGCATCCACACCGTTACTTCCGCCGATGGGACGTCCATCGCATTTGAAACCACCGGCAAGGGCCCGCCGCTCATCCTGGTGGGCGGAGCGTTCTGCGACCGCACCGCGGCGTCCTCGGGAACTCCGCTGGCGGCCCTGCTGGCCCATCGCTTCACCGTGTTCTCCTATGACCGGCGCGGCCGTGGGGACAGCGGGGACACACCACCCCATGCTCCCGAGCGGGAAGGGGAGGACCTCGCGGCCCTCATCGCCGCCGCTGGCGGATCCGCCGCCGTGTTCGGCATCTCGTCGGGGGGCCTGCTGGCCCTCGACGCCGCGGTGCGGGGACTGCCGATTCCCAAGCTGGTCGCCTATGAGCCTCCCGTCATCCTCGATGTGGAGCGGGCCCAGGCCTTCGAAGTCCTCGCGACGCAACTGGATGAGGCCGCCCGGGGGCACCGGCGCGCGGAGGCCGTCGAGCTGTTCCTCACGAGGGTGGTGCAGATGCCCGCGCCAGCCGTCGCGCAGCTGCGCAAGGCGCCGATGTGGGCGGGGCTCGAGCAGCTCGCTCACACGCTGAGCTACGACCTGCTCATCACCGCCCGTGGCCCCTCGCGCCTGGAGCAGGTGCCGGCCGTCCGCGCGGCGACGCTCGTCATGGACGGAGGCGCGAGCCCGGGTTGGATGCGCGAAGCGAACCAGACCCTGGCGCGGGCCATCCCCGGCGCACGCCACCGGACGCTGGAGGGACAGACGCATGCCGTGGACCCCAAGGCGCTCGCCCGGGCGCTTGAAGAGTTCCTGAGCGAATGACCCGGGCCCCGCCACGTGGAGGGGGACTTCGTCAGAGGCTGGAGTTATGAGAAGCGCCCATGAGCAACGAGAGCACGCCGGCCGAACCCGAGGTCATGGAGCCCACGTTCTGGAGGAAGAACGGCTGGTCGGCCCGGGTCATCAAGAACGAGGACGACGACGGCTGGGCCGTGGAGATCCGCAAGCAGGGGATCCCCGAGCCTGTCCTCATCAGTCCGTGGGTGATGGGCCGTGACAAGAAGAACCCCAAGCCCTTCGATGCGCCGGCGTTCGCGACCTTCGTGAAGACGGCGTCGGAGGTGCTGGATCGCTCCGCGCGTCAGCGCGACCAGGCCATGACCAAGAAGCTCTCCATCGCCTGGGAGGGGCTTTGGTACGAGGTCCGGCTCGAGCTCGTGCCGGATGAGTACGATCCCCACGCGCTGCTCTCCGCCATCGACGACGCGGGCGCGACCGTCGCGAAGCATCGCGTGCCGCCGAACTTCAAGTTCACCCGGGACACCGCCAACGCCTGGGTGCGCGGCGGCTTCCGCGAGCCCTGAGCTTCACGCGCGGCACGGCTTCACCGTCTTCTCCGTGGGAGGCCTCTCCCACATCCAAGGAGACAAGACCGTGAGCGGTGACGACAAACAGAAGCAGTATCCGTTCTTCTGGGGCATCTACTACGGCCTCGCGAGCAAGCCCCCGCAGCTGTTCGTCGGTGGGCTTCGCACGCTCGGGCAGCTGGGCCTGCAGGGGCCCCAGCAGCAGCAGGTCATCCAGTACCACAACCTGCTCACGGCCCGGGCGCTGAAGGCCGGGTTCCGGTACGCCACGGGGCTGAAGGTCGATCCGACGATCGTCACGACGATCTGGAACGCGCTGCCTCCCGAGGCTCAGCAGAACACCCTCGATTGGACGAAGCAGCAGGTGGGGCAGTTGGTGGGCGGCTCGGCCTTCAGCTGGGTCCTCGGCAAGGGGCTCGTGAAGTACCTGCCCAAGCAGATCGTCACCCCCGCGCTGTTCTTCCTCAGCTGCCAGGGCGCGATGGGGCTCTTCTGGAAGGATGGCTGGGACAAGGGGCCTCCGCCGCCTCCTCCCGGGGTGGGTGGGGGCGGCCGGGAGATCTCGGTCTGAAAGTCCTCGCGGGCTGAAGGGCGCCCTGCCTCCCTCGAAACCGGGAGGCAGGGCCTGGCACCCATCACGCCGCGCGCACGAAGCGGGCCTTGTTGCGTTCAACCCACCGGGCCAGCGTCTGCACCTGGGGATTCAGCTCGTGCGTGAGCCCGGGGTCCCTGGCGCCGCAGTACTCCGAAGAGAAGTCCCGCATGAACTGGAACATGTTCGCGAGCTCCGGCGCGCCGGGGAAATTGAACGTCCGGTAGACCTCCGGCTCGATGGTGTGGAAGACCACCTCCTGTCCCAGCACCTGCTTCAGCGTCTGGGCAATCTCCGGGCCCGTCACGTGCTCGCTGGCCAGCCCCACCGTCCGTCCCGCCCAGGCCTCCGGCCCACGCTGGAAGAGGCCGTAGACGCATCCGCCCACGTCCTCCGTGGCGATGCCAGGCAGCTTCCGGTCCTCCGTGGGCAGCACGAAGTCGAACGTGCCGTCCGCGTTGCGCTTCCCGCCCAGTCCGAACGACAGCAGGTTCTCCCACGAGAACGAGCCGCGCACGAACGTCACCGGCAGGTCCAGGCCGCTGAAGTACGCGTCGCTCGCGCCCTTCACGTCGAACTGCGGCACGCGATAGTGCTTCTTGAGCATGGGCATCCGGTTGTCTTCCGGAGGGATGAAGCGCCGGGTGTCCTCCTGGGTGGACCAGACGACGTGCGCCACGCCCGCCTCCTTCGCGGCGTGCGCCATCGTCCGCGCCTGCGCCAGCTCGCGCTCCGGGTCGGGCTTCTCCCAGTAGCTGGTGACGCAGAAGGCGCCGTGCGCTCCGGCGAACGCGGCCTTCAGGCTCTTCGCGTCGCTCACGTCCGCCGCGACGACCTCCGCGCCCAGCCTCGCCAGCCGGCGCGCCAGCTCCGAGTTTGGCTTGCGCGTGAGCGCGCGCACCGTGAAGCCGCCCTGCGGGTCCGCGAGGATGGCGCGCGCGAGGCTGCCTCCCTCTTCGCCCGTTGCTCCCACCACCGCGATGATCTTCTTGTCCATGGTCATGTCCTGTCGTCCTGAAGTCTGGGAATGAAGCCGGCTCATCCGCCCACGTCGGGGGAGGGCGGGGTGGGGCGCAGCGCGGGGAGGAAGGCGCGCGCCAGGCCCGCCCAGACCTGGAGCAGCCGCTTCTCACCGCGCCGCAAGAGCAGGCAGTTGCGCGCGTTGCGCGACAGGTCCGCCGCCTGGAGCAGCCGCTCGTCCTCCTCCAGCGTCGTCTCGAAGCCCGCGAGCCGCGCCTCGCAGACGTCATGGAGGGCGTGGAAGACGCGCTCCTCGGTCTCCGCGCTCAGCGGTGGCACCTCGCCCAGGCCCTGCTCCTCGCGGGCCTCCTCGGTGAGCCGGGCCAGCTCCCGCGCGTTCGCGCACGCCACGCGCAGGAAGGAGAACATCGCCACCGTGGCGGAGTGCCCGTAGTGCAGCGGCACCTCGAAGCGGCGCCGCGACGACGGAGTCGCCAGCGCGAGCAGCTCCCGCTTGGCCTCCGCCTCCACCGCGTCCTCGGCCACGCCCAGGTAGAGCACCAGCGTGTCGTCCGGGTTGTCCTCCGGCACGAAGCCGTAGCTCAGCAGGAACCGGCAGCTGGGCTTGACGCCATAGCTGATGTGCAGCTCCTCGCCCGCGGCCACCGGCTCCTGCGCCACCAGCACGAAGGCCTCACCGTCCTCCGCGTGGCTCCACACCAGGCGCGGCGAGGCCCGGTGGTTGAGCATGTCCGCCACCGGCACGAAGCACCGCGCGAGCTTGCCCGCCAGCGTGAGGCCGAAGGTGCGGCTGATCAACACGTGCTGCGCCCAGAGGTACGCGTCGGGCGTGAAGCGCTCGAAGCCCGGCACCCGCTGCGCCAGCGTGGCGTAGCGCCCGAGCAGCATCTCCTTCCACCGCGCCACCTCGCGCAGCGCGGAGGAGCCCTGGAGCAGTGACAGCTCCTGCGCGTCGAAGAACAGCGGCAGGTGCGGGAAGGACCGGGGCAGCACGTCCAGGTACGGCTTCCAGGCCGAGTCCTCACGCTCCCGCTCCTGGAGCAGGAACGCCGCCAGGTAGCACTCCTCGTTCGTGTCGGGCGCGTGCGCGTCGATGCGCCGGCCGATGTCCGACGCCTTCGCGACGTCCAGCGTCACCAGGCACGCGCGGGGCACCCGCAGCACCTCTTCTCCCGCCGCGATGGGCACCTTGGCGAAGACGCCACGCTCCTCTCCCTCCAGATGACCCACCCACAACTTCGGGAAGCTCGCGCCCGCCTGCCTGCTCCACTGGAGCGCGAGGTGCTCCTTCAGGGGGTTCTCTTCCTCGAGGGTGTCCGGCTCCGCTTCCTGTCGCGCGCTCATTGGCTCCGCCATGCGTTCGTGGGGTGAACGCCGGGAAGACGCGGATCACTACGGCTTGTGATTTCCCGTGGATTTCTCGGGTGCCGTTTTCGCGGATGGGTCAAGGGTTATTCACAGACATCTCGCTGCACCGTTTCCAGATGCACTTTTGGAGCCCTGGAAACCGTGAAAGAAAACACCGATCCCTCTTTCTGGCGTGTGTGGGAGCAGCACAAGGAGCCGTTGTTTCAGCAGGCGCTGCGGCTGATGGGAGGGAATGTGGTGGACGCGGAGGACGCGGTGGACACCGCGATGCTCCGGGCCCATCAGAACTACGTGTCGCCCGGGAAGATCCTCAACCCGAGGGCCTGGCTGGGACGCATCCTCCACAACGTCTGCATGGACATCCACCGCGAGCGCCAGCGCTGGGGCGACGCCGAGGAGTGGATGGAGGACCTGGAGGCCTCGGAGCCCCAGTCCCAGGAGCTGCCCGACGCGGGCCTGCTCCAGAGCGAGAGCGCCGCGGCGGTCCATGAATGCATCCAGGCGCTCCCCGCCAATCTGAGGGTGCCCCTGGTGATGCGCTACCTCCAGGACATGTCCTATGCCGACATCGCGGAACAGCTCCGGTTGACCAGCTGCAACGTGAGAAAGCGCATCCAGCTCGCGTACGGCATCCTGCGGACCACCCTTTCGCAAGAGCCGTGCCCCCGCTGAGCGCAGGTCCGTGCTCCGTCCGGGCAGGCCGGCGGAGCACGGTTCGCGCCGCTCATTCCGGGAGGATGCGCGAGCGCACGTAGCGCCCCGGTGCCGCTTCAATGATTCGCGGCCCCCGCTCGCCGGGGACCCGGGCCAGGACGCGTCCTCCCGAGCGCTTGGACTGCCAGGACTCCCAGTCAAGCCACCAGGACCCGGGGTGCTCCACCGCGTCCTGAAGCCACGCGTCCGCGTCCGCGTGCGACGCAATCTCATCCGCGTCCTCGAAGGACGCCGATGCGTCCGATATCGACGCAATCACATCCACCGTTCCGCGCGACGCAATCCCATCCGCGTCCCCGGGTGACGCAACTGCGTTTGGATGTGACGCAATCCCATCCGCGTTTGGGTGGGACGCAGACGCGTTTCCAGATGACGCGGTTGCGTTCCCGGACGACGCATCCTGCCGGGGCTTCGAGACCCAATGGCGATACCGGTTCGCGGACGGCGGGTTGATGACGCCAGCGACATGGCCGGAGCCCGCGAGCACGAACCGCACGGGCCCCCCGAAGTGCCTCGCTCCCCGGTACACCGAGCGGAAGGGCGCGATGTGGTCTTCCCGGCAGGCCTGCACGTAGAGGGGCGTCTTCACCTGTCCCAGGTCCAGGGGGACGCCCGCGAGCGACAGCGCGCCCGGTTGGGCCAGGCGGTTGTGCAGGTACATCTCCCGCAGGTACGTCGCGTGCGCGCGCGCGGGCATGCGCGTGGGGTCGGTGCTCCACGCGAGGAAGTCGCTGGGGGCCGGCTCCCGGCCGAGCAGGTAGTTGTTCACCACGAAGGGCCAGACCAGGTCCTTCGCCCGGAGCAGGTTGAAGGCGTTCATCATGTCCAGCCCCTCCAGGTAGCCGCGCTCGCGCATGTGGGCCTCCAGCCGCTCCAGTTGCGGCGCGTCGATGAAGGCCCCCAGGTCCCCCGGTTCGCTGAAGTCCACCTGCGTGGTGAGCAGCGTCGCGCTGGCGATGAGGCCGTCATTCCGGGCGGCGAGCCACGCGAGCCCCGACGCCAGCAGCGTCCCTCCGATGCAGTAGCCCAGCGTGGAGACCCGTTCCTCGCCGGTGGCGCGGCAGACGGCCTCCAGCGCGGCGATGAGGCCGTGCACGAGGTAGTCCTCCCAGTCCACGTCCGCGTGCGTTTCGTCGGGGTTCACCCAGGAGATGAGGAACACCGTGTACCCGCGCTCCACCGCCCAGCGGACGAACGAGTTCTCCGGGCGCAGGTCCAGGATGTAGAACTTGTTGATCCACGGCGGCACCACCAGCAGCGGCTGGCGGTGCACGGTGGGCGTGGTGGGCCGGTACTGGATGAGCTGGAACAGGCGCTCCTCATGGACCACGTCGCCCGGCGTGGTGGCCAGGTTCTCCCCCAGCCGGAACGTCCGCCGGTCCGTCATGCGCGTCGCCAGCCGGCCCTGGCCCCGCGCCAGATCCTCGCACAGCGCCTCCATCCCCTTGAGCAGGCTCAGCCCACGGGACTCGCGCGCGGCGCGGAGGACCTCCGGGTTGAGCGCGGGGAAGTTGGAGGGTGACAGCGCGTCGGTGAGCTGACGCGCGTAGAAGCGGGCCTGGTGCGCCGTGTGCCGGTCCAGGCCCGGCGTCCGCGCCACCGTGTCTTCCAGCCAGCCCGCGCCGGTGAGGTACGCGCGGCGCAGGCCGTCGAAGAAGGGCTGCTCCCTCCACGCCGGATCCCGGAAGCGGCGGTCGGGCGTGGAAGGGGCAGGCTCCGGTGGGACGCCCCCTCGCAGGGAGCGTTCCCACAGGTCGACTCCCGCCGCGAGCATCCGCTGGGGGTCCATCGCCAGCCGCAGGAGGACTTCAAGGAAGGCGCGCCGCATGGGCTCCAGGGATGCGTCCATTCGCGGCCTCCTTCAGTACATGTGCTGCCCACCATTGATGGTGAGCGTGGAGCCGGTGATGAAGCCGGCCTTGTCGGAGGCGAGGAACGTCACGGCGCGGGCGATCTCGTCGGAGCGCCCCAGGCGGCCCACGGGGATGCGCGAGCGGATGCGCACCAGCTCGTCCGCGGGCACGCTGCGCACCATGTCCGTGTCGATGTAGCCCGGCGCGATGAGGTTGGCGGTGACGCCGCGGGCAGCGCCCTCGCGCGCCAGCGCCAGGGTGAAGCCGTGCATGCCCGCCTTGGCCGCCGCGTAGGCCGTCTGGCCCAGCTGCCCCGTCTGCCCGTTGATGGACCCGATGTTGATGATGCGGCCGAAGCCGCGCTCGCGCATGGGGCCCACCACCCCGTTGCACAGGTTGAAGCAGGAGGTGAGGTTCGTCTGGATGACCTCGTTCCACTGCTCGGACGTCATCTTGTGCAGCATGGCGTCCCGGGTGATGCCGGCGTTGTTCACCAGCACCTCGATGGGGCCCAGCGTGTCGACGATCTTCTTCACGCCCGCGACACACTGGGCGGTGTTGGCGGCGTCGAAGCGGAACGTCGGGATGCCGGTGCGCCCCGTGAAGTTCTGCGCCGCCTGCTCATTCGCATAGTAGGTGACCGCCACGCGGTACCCCTGCTGCCGCAGGGCGTCGGCGCTCGCCGCGCCAATGCCGCGCGTTCCTCCTGTGACCACTGCCACGCGTCCACTCATGTCTGTCTCCGGGGGTTGAAAGCTGCGCCTCAATGACGCGGACGACCGCCGGGTGTGAAAGCCGTGAGCTCGAAGGTCAGCGTGGATTCACAACCGCCCGGGCGTGGACGTCCCTGGTGCGCTGCCTCGGGGAGCGGGGGACTGGGAAGGGTGGATTGGGATCCATCAGCCCTCCGCTCCTCCGGGGCAGCACTCCACCGCAGCACCCGCGAGAGGACATCCATGACACAGCCGCAAGCACCCCAGGAGCGCCCGCAGGTCATCGTCGTCTTTCAAGGCGGTGGGGCCCTGGGCGCCTACCACGTGGGGGCGTATCAGGCCCTGGAGGAGGCCGGCCTGCATCCGGACTGGGTCTCCGGCATCTCCATTGGCGCCTTCACCGCCGCGCTGGTCGCGGGCAACCGCCCGGAGCAGCGGCTCGAGCGACTGGAGGCGTTCTGGCGCGAGGTGTCCTGGCCGGGCAGTGAGTGGGGCTCGCTCTTCAAGGGCCGCCTGCGCCAGCTCTTCAACCTGGGCAGCCACATGACGAGCCTGCTCTTCGGCCAGCCCGGTTTCTACGCGCCCCGCGCGGTGTCCCCGCTGCTCGCGCCGCCGGGCTCGCCGGAGGCGCTGAGCTTCTACTCCACCCGGCCCATGCGCTCGACGCTGCGGCGGCTGGTGGACTTCGACTACATCAATTCCCGCGCGACGCGGCTGAGCCTGGGGGCCACCCGCGTGAGCGACGGGCACCTGGTGTTCTTCGACAACACGCGGGGCGCCCTGGGGCCGGACCATGTGCTGGCCAGCGGCGCGCTGCCGCCCGCGTTCCCTCCCAGCCTCATCGATGGGGAGCTGTACTGGGACGGCGGTTGCGTCACCAACACGCCGCTCAACGCCATCCTGGACGACCCGCCCCAGCGGCACTCGCTCGTCTTCATGATCGACCTGTTCGAGGCGCGCGCGCCGCTGCCGCAGAACCTGGACGAGGCGAGCTGGCGGATGAAGTCCATCCAGTTCGCGGGCCGCACGTCGCAGCAGGTGGACCAGTTCGCGACCGTGTGGAACCTGCGCCGGACCGCGACCCAGGTGACGCGGCACGTGTCGGCGTCCTCGCCGCTCGCGTTCAGCGACGAGCCCCTGGCGAAGCCCGCGCCCCGGCTGGACATCATCCACCTGACGTACCAGCGCGGTGAGCATCAGATCTCCAGCAGCGACGCGGAGTTCTCTCGCGCCTCCATCGCGGAGCGCCGGGCGGACGGCTACCGGGACATGAAGCGCGCCCTGGCGACCTCGCCGTGGACGCAGTCCGTAGCGAACGGGCCCCAGGCGTTCGGTGACGAGGACCTGTCGCCGGCCGAAGGGGGCGCCGTCGTCCACCGCCTCTAGCAGGGGCCACCTGTCACAACCCGAAGGAGCAATGCCATGACCGAAGCGAAGAGAATCGATCCGTATGCCCACCTGATGGACCTGGGGCGGGGTGCCCTGCACCAGGCCATCGCCGCCCAGCGCTCCGCGCTCGAGTACTCCCGCCAGTTCGTGGAGGGGGACGCCGCCGCCAGGTCGCTGCGCTCGCGGCACGAGGAGTGGACGCGCAAGGCGCTGGAGACCCTGGCGCCGTTCTACGCGCTGGAGCAGGTGGCGCGTGAGCAGCTGCTCAAGGCGCAGGCCAGCCTCTTCGAGCTGGCCGACGACACCCTGCGCAACTTCACCTTGCACGGTGTGGAGCGCGGCGGGCACCGCTCCGCCTGAGCTTGGGGCGTCGCGGCAGACAAACCCCGGGGGGCCCATGCGCCGCCCGGGGTTCTTGTTGTTTCATGCGTCAGCGCGGGGCCAATGGCAGACGCACGGCCGGGTCGCCCAGGAGCACGTAGCCGCCCAGGTCCTGACGGAGCATCCACAGGTGCGAGCGCCGCAGCGGATCCACCGTGGAGGGCTTCCCGGCGCTCCGGGCCGCCTCCTCCTGGTCATACAGCGTGGTCAGCTCCAGGTTGGCCTGGTGGCCTCCACGCAGGAGCCAGCTCAGGCCCAGGCCCACGCGCCGTCCGCGCGCCAATTGCTGGAGCGGCTC
The sequence above is drawn from the Corallococcus sp. NCRR genome and encodes:
- a CDS encoding RNA polymerase sigma factor, giving the protein MSTPYRFLETYEPLRPDLYRYCRHLTRSPWDAEDMAQETMARALASLAVMEEPPRSPRAWLFRVASNLWLNRMRQAREIPASDGVEVPEPATHAEPRATREAAGTLLSQLSPQERAAVVLKDAFGMSLEETAEALSTTAGAIKAALHRGRAKLLTPETDAPAPVAPAVLNAFCDAFNARDLDRLTALLLDTATLEYPGFKVESGAQAVREGSLQGTLFGCPEGGYVLVEPPRCELRTHRGESLFLWWSGAEVHSVVRVELDGDRISRLRNYYHSPEVLTEVCRELDVPFRTHGYRPAASS
- a CDS encoding alpha/beta fold hydrolase is translated as MSIHTVTSADGTSIAFETTGKGPPLILVGGAFCDRTAASSGTPLAALLAHRFTVFSYDRRGRGDSGDTPPHAPEREGEDLAALIAAAGGSAAVFGISSGGLLALDAAVRGLPIPKLVAYEPPVILDVERAQAFEVLATQLDEAARGHRRAEAVELFLTRVVQMPAPAVAQLRKAPMWAGLEQLAHTLSYDLLITARGPSRLEQVPAVRAATLVMDGGASPGWMREANQTLARAIPGARHRTLEGQTHAVDPKALARALEEFLSE
- a CDS encoding NmrA/HSCARG family protein; the protein is MTMDKKIIAVVGATGEEGGSLARAILADPQGGFTVRALTRKPNSELARRLARLGAEVVAADVSDAKSLKAAFAGAHGAFCVTSYWEKPDPERELAQARTMAHAAKEAGVAHVVWSTQEDTRRFIPPEDNRMPMLKKHYRVPQFDVKGASDAYFSGLDLPVTFVRGSFSWENLLSFGLGGKRNADGTFDFVLPTEDRKLPGIATEDVGGCVYGLFQRGPEAWAGRTVGLASEHVTGPEIAQTLKQVLGQEVVFHTIEPEVYRTFNFPGAPELANMFQFMRDFSSEYCGARDPGLTHELNPQVQTLARWVERNKARFVRAA
- a CDS encoding SET domain-containing histone-lysine N-methyltransferase, whose amino-acid sequence is MSARQEAEPDTLEEENPLKEHLALQWSRQAGASFPKLWVGHLEGEERGVFAKVPIAAGEEVLRVPRACLVTLDVAKASDIGRRIDAHAPDTNEECYLAAFLLQEREREDSAWKPYLDVLPRSFPHLPLFFDAQELSLLQGSSALREVARWKEMLLGRYATLAQRVPGFERFTPDAYLWAQHVLISRTFGLTLAGKLARCFVPVADMLNHRASPRLVWSHAEDGEAFVLVAQEPVAAGEELHISYGVKPSCRFLLSYGFVPEDNPDDTLVLYLGVAEDAVEAEAKRELLALATPSSRRRFEVPLHYGHSATVAMFSFLRVACANARELARLTEEAREEQGLGEVPPLSAETEERVFHALHDVCEARLAGFETTLEEDERLLQAADLSRNARNCLLLRRGEKRLLQVWAGLARAFLPALRPTPPSPDVGG
- a CDS encoding RNA polymerase sigma factor, with amino-acid sequence MKENTDPSFWRVWEQHKEPLFQQALRLMGGNVVDAEDAVDTAMLRAHQNYVSPGKILNPRAWLGRILHNVCMDIHRERQRWGDAEEWMEDLEASEPQSQELPDAGLLQSESAAAVHECIQALPANLRVPLVMRYLQDMSYADIAEQLRLTSCNVRKRIQLAYGILRTTLSQEPCPR
- a CDS encoding PHA/PHB synthase family protein yields the protein MDASLEPMRRAFLEVLLRLAMDPQRMLAAGVDLWERSLRGGVPPEPAPSTPDRRFRDPAWREQPFFDGLRRAYLTGAGWLEDTVARTPGLDRHTAHQARFYARQLTDALSPSNFPALNPEVLRAARESRGLSLLKGMEALCEDLARGQGRLATRMTDRRTFRLGENLATTPGDVVHEERLFQLIQYRPTTPTVHRQPLLVVPPWINKFYILDLRPENSFVRWAVERGYTVFLISWVNPDETHADVDWEDYLVHGLIAALEAVCRATGEERVSTLGYCIGGTLLASGLAWLAARNDGLIASATLLTTQVDFSEPGDLGAFIDAPQLERLEAHMRERGYLEGLDMMNAFNLLRAKDLVWPFVVNNYLLGREPAPSDFLAWSTDPTRMPARAHATYLREMYLHNRLAQPGALSLAGVPLDLGQVKTPLYVQACREDHIAPFRSVYRGARHFGGPVRFVLAGSGHVAGVINPPSANRYRHWVSKPRQDASSGNATASSGNASASHPNADGIASHPNAVASPGDADGIASRGTVDVIASISDASASFEDADEIASHADADAWLQDAVEHPGSWWLDWESWQSKRSGGRVLARVPGERGPRIIEAAPGRYVRSRILPE
- the phbB gene encoding acetoacetyl-CoA reductase, whose protein sequence is MAVVTGGTRGIGAASADALRQQGYRVAVTYYANEQAAQNFTGRTGIPTFRFDAANTAQCVAGVKKIVDTLGPIEVLVNNAGITRDAMLHKMTSEQWNEVIQTNLTSCFNLCNGVVGPMRERGFGRIINIGSINGQTGQLGQTAYAAAKAGMHGFTLALAREGAARGVTANLIAPGYIDTDMVRSVPADELVRIRSRIPVGRLGRSDEIARAVTFLASDKAGFITGSTLTINGGQHMY
- a CDS encoding patatin-like phospholipase family protein yields the protein MTQPQAPQERPQVIVVFQGGGALGAYHVGAYQALEEAGLHPDWVSGISIGAFTAALVAGNRPEQRLERLEAFWREVSWPGSEWGSLFKGRLRQLFNLGSHMTSLLFGQPGFYAPRAVSPLLAPPGSPEALSFYSTRPMRSTLRRLVDFDYINSRATRLSLGATRVSDGHLVFFDNTRGALGPDHVLASGALPPAFPPSLIDGELYWDGGCVTNTPLNAILDDPPQRHSLVFMIDLFEARAPLPQNLDEASWRMKSIQFAGRTSQQVDQFATVWNLRRTATQVTRHVSASSPLAFSDEPLAKPAPRLDIIHLTYQRGEHQISSSDAEFSRASIAERRADGYRDMKRALATSPWTQSVANGPQAFGDEDLSPAEGGAVVHRL